In Harmonia axyridis chromosome 6, icHarAxyr1.1, whole genome shotgun sequence, a single window of DNA contains:
- the LOC123682672 gene encoding TATA element modulatory factor-like produces MSWFDAAGLANIAKSALKEAQRTIDKALDIKDDGLNDNNIPLDINNDDIIGTWAVSQPTKTEIKKENADIQNSIWGSFTGSFFDHAKEYNKSVSLDGLDDSTDINSQHFSQSKLVVDSMNEFDNNEIGKNEEFSVRADQSSSMNKEIPNEFVIEEREGVTPTANNISDGAPKGGSEIKDAAESIENGEEPNSQENYSVHNIVSKDYVEINKKNEITGEIICIEPDIGYKEFNDEKETDEMQIKNDEILSFACPPENIPLPEAITVPPGRKPNQLLITDTILISTQPQSSQQEIPEILRNTNVIDIPVEDDSFQSSSENTLDLSTDEGSHSDVTVKASENNEDCDSENDTFFVDSKISDSTSDKNSVSGNGFVQSDSNSLTYDGISSENLSIIQLEMPPRDYSPFSSDKSDLVKIGSDHTSGHTSGDELETTTSSDIEIISSPNGDSSSTQSHHSPLNKLETKIVKEGSEVVIEGEVNKKKIKSHNRELSEASSISDDPHSLDVDKLLKKITEMTEILESREIKIVEINRKNLELQEVNMELKTHLNSAVSKQLECQDLTQVTEEYAQRMSVLEKKFQQAIREKDSLRKELEQAKQESSMRLSKGDFEMIVNEKDEMIKQLREEGEKLSKQQLHHSNIIKKLRMKEKENETTIKQLKERVEDFTSETDRLKRTVNAKEEVERTQIEAVNNLTSKNKKLENELAKVQSELDDQVQKYETLKKSLEVARKELNDKNRITNQLSAKEQMLEVLENEKKVAESQSQDVINQLQYLRMKLHECESQYLEKEQQFRMENNELLIRLENAESRNEELSQSVLEVSKPLLRQIEALQANQTVKLAAFEKTELEFTSKINELQFRLSSASNNEKSSKEECLKLNSKLSSLEGEFSGIKHEKELLEIQFNQLKTEKMILEQKLKSKIDNLKSEVKIRNDKIESLNKEIAILKTSNKKSVEDVDHKDSSQLSNTKQDIDYNMDDTNSNPRSNSPTLSVGKASVADSMVSSVWSQLESFDMGHVPRFSNMFEMQMLQTNLQQKEGELQQLQWEMNRREQERNLMNADLMSLTSKVDDLTKDLVEYESLKAKFEELQEQYDLLCQMYGEKVDEVEELKLDLLEAKEAYKSQLDELLKVNSS; encoded by the exons atGAGTTGGTTTGATGCAGCAGGTCTAGCAAATATTGCCAAATCAGCTTTGAAAGAAGCACAACGTACCATTGACAAAGCTCTAGATATTAAAGATGATGGtttgaatgataataatataccACTCGACATTAATAATGATGATATCATTGGAACTTGGGCTGTGTCCCAACCTACTAAAACAGAAATAAAGAAAGAAAATGCAGATATTCAAAATAGTATATGGGGATCTTTCACTGGATCATTTTTTGATCATGCTAAAGAATACAACAAGAGTGTATCTCTTGATGGATTGGATGATTCAACTGACATAAATTCACAACATTTTAGTCAGAGTAAACTTGTTGTGGATAGTATGAATGAGTTTGACAataatgaaataggcaagaacgAAGAATTTTCAGTAAGAGCTGATCAGTCTAGTTCTATGAATAAAGAAATACCTAATGAATTTGTTATTGAAGAACGTGAGGGGGTAACTCCAACAGCTAATAACATATCTGATGGAGCTCCAAAAGGAGGGTCAGAAATCAAAG ATGCTGCTGAATCAATTGAAAATGGCGAAGAACCTAACTCGCAAGAAAATTATTCAGTTCATAATATTGTATCCAAGGATTATGTAGAAATCAATAAGAAGAATGAAATTACAGGAGAAATAATATGTATTGAGCCAGATATTGGGTATAAAGAATTTAATGATGAAAAGGAAACTGATGAAATGCAAATCAAAAACGATGAAATTTTATCTTTTGCCTGTCCCCCAGAAAATATTCCCCTACCTGAAGCTATTACTGTACCTCCTGGCAGAAAACCAAATCAGCTTCTTATCACCGATACTATACTTATTAGCACCCAACCTCAAAGTTCTCAGCAAGAAATTCCGGAAATATTGAGAAACACAAATGTAATAGATATACCTGTGGAAGATGACTCCTTTCAGAGCAGTTCCGAAAATACTTTGGATCTATCAACTGATGAAGGTTCACATTCAGATGTAACAGTTAAAGCATCAGAGAACAATGAAGATTGTGATAGTGAAAATGACACATTTTTCGTAGACTCTAAAATATCTGATTCAACTTCTGATAAGAACTCTGTTTCTGGAAATGGATTTGTACAAAGTGACTCCAATTCCCTCACCTATGATGGCATCTCCTCTGAAAATCTTTCCATAATACAGTTGGAAATGCCTCCCAGAGATTATTCACCATTTAGTTCTGATAAATCGGACCTAGTGAAAATAGGTTCTGATCATACCTCTGGTCATACTTCTGGAGATGAGCTTGAAACAACTACATCATCTGATATAGAAATCATTTCCAGTCCTAATGGGGATTCAAGCAGCACACAGAGCCACCATAGCCCGCTCAATAAATTAGAAACGAAAATAGTTAAAGAAGGTTCAGAAGTTGTTATAGAAGGTGAAgtgaataagaaaaaaattaaaagccaCAATAGAGAATTGTCAGAAGCTTCTAGCATCAGTGATGATCCACATTCCCTAGACGTAGATAAATTGCTTAAGAAGATTACAGAAATGACAGAAATTTTGGAATCAAGAGAAATAAAGATAGTTGAAATTAATCGAAAGAATCTGGAGTTACAAGAGGTGAATATGGAACTAAAAACGCATTTGAATTCTGCTGTTTCTAAACAATTAGAATGCCAAGATTTGACACAAGTAACTGAAGAGTACGCTCAAAGAATGTCtgtgttagaaaaaaaatttcagcaaGCAATACGAGAAAAAGATAGTTTGAGAAAAGAACTTGAACAAGCCAAACAAGAATCATCAATGAGATTAAgtaaaggtgattttgaaatgatAGTAAATGAGAAAGACGAAATGATAAAACAACTAAGAGAAGAAGGAGAAAAGTTATCTAAACAACAGTTACATCAttcgaatataataaaaaaactaaGGATGAAAGAGAAAGAAAATGAGACCACAATCAAACAACTCAAAGAAAGGGTGGAAGATTTCACATCTGAAACGGACAGATTGAAACGAACAGTGAATGCGAAGGAAGAAGTTGAGAGAACACAAATTGAAGCAGTCAATAATTTAACATCGAAAAACAAGAAATTAGAAAATGAATTGGCAAAAGTGCAAAGTGAACTGGATGATCAggttcaaaaatatgaaacattgaaaaagtcTTTGGAGGTGGCAAGAAAGGAATTGAATGACAAAAATCGAATAACCAATCAATTATCAGCAAAGGAACAGATGTTAGAAgttcttgaaaatgaaaaaaaagtggcTGAATCACAGAGTCAGGATGTTATAAATCAGCTGCAATATTTGAGGATGAAATTGCATGAATGTGAAAGTCAATATTTAGAAAAAGAACAACAGTTCCGAATGGAAAATAACGAATTACTTATTAGACTTGAGAATGCAGAAAGCCGAAATGAAGAATTATCTCAATCAGTGTTAGAAGTGAGTAAACCTTTACTTAGACAAATAGAAGCTTTACAAGCAAATCAAACAGTGAAATTAGCAGCTTTTGAAAAAACTGAGTTGGAATTCACCtcaaaaataaatgaacttCAATTCCGTCTATCTTCAGCTTCAaacaatgaaaaaagttcaaaagAAGAATGTTTGAAGCTGAATTCGAAGTTGTCCAGCTTGGAAGGAGAATTCAGTGGTATTAAACATGAAAAAGAACTCttggaaattcaattcaatcaactgaaaactgaaaaaatgatATTAGAGCAAAAATTGAAAAGTAAAATTGACAATTTGAAATCTGAAGTAAAAATTAGAAACGATAAGATTGAGTCACTAAACAAAGAAATCGCAATATTAAAAACTTCTAACAAGAAATCTGTTGAAGATGTAGATCATAAAGATTCATCTCAACTATCGAATACAAAGCAGGATATTGATTATAACATGGATGATACTAATTCTAATCCAAGAAGTAATTCTCCAACATTGAGTGTTGGAAAAGCTTCAGTAGCAGATTCCATGGTTAGTTCAGTATGGTCCCAACTTGAATCATTCGATATGGGTCATGTTCCTCGTTTTTCCAATATGTTTGAAATGCAAATGCTACAAACCAATCTTCAGCAAAAGGAAGGAGAGCTGCAACAGCTTCAATGGGAAATGAACAGAAGGGAACAAGAAAGGAATTTGATGAATGCTGATCTTATGTCTTTGACAAGCAAGGTGGACGATTTAACAAAAGATTTAGTAGAATATGAATCTTTGAAAGCTAAATTTGAGGAGCTTCAAGAGCAGTACGATCTACTATGTCAGATGTATGGTGAAAAAGTGGATGAAGTTGAGGAATTAAAATTGGATCTTTTAGAAGCTAAAGAAGCTTATAAGAGTCAGCTAGATGAGCTGCTTAAAGTAAATAGCTCATAG
- the LOC123682692 gene encoding brassinosteroid-responsive RING protein 1-like, producing MSLDHLYEFNFEKLYNNCTERSITFEEDCSVCLSRLTGELYLTDCGHSFHKECIDMWCSNSKCCPMCRTNLIFEETFSIFDTNWKPVNIHRFDKMDSDEEDDESEEDYESEEEKEEKNEGQTNEEI from the exons ATGTCTTTAGACCATCTATATGAATTCaacttcgaaaagttgtacaacaattgtacagaaag gagTATAACATTCGAGGAGGATTGTAGCGTATGTTTGAGTAGATTGACAGGAGAATTGTACCTTACCGATTGTGGACATTCATTCCACAAGGAGTGCATCGACATGTGGTGCTCCAATTCCAAATGTTGTCCCATGTGCAGGACAAATTTAATTTTCGAAGAAACCTTCAGTATCTTCGATACTAATTGGAAACCTGTCAATATCCATCggttcgacaagatggacagtgatgaagaagatgatgagAGTGAAGAAGATTATGAaagtgaagaagaaaaagaagagaaaaatgAAGGCCAAACCAACGAGGAGATTTAA